The proteins below are encoded in one region of Paenacidovorax monticola:
- a CDS encoding glutathione S-transferase N-terminal domain-containing protein, whose product MMVLYSGTTCPFSHRCRFVLFEKGMDFEIRDVDLYNKPEDISVMNPYGQVPILVERDLILYESNIINEYIDERFPHPQLMPGDPVDRARVRLFLLNFEKELFVHVNTLESRATKGNEKALEKARAHIRDRLTQLAPVFLKNKYMLGENFSMLDVAIAPLLWRLDYYGIDLSKNAAPLLKYAERIFSRPAYIEALTPSEKVMRK is encoded by the coding sequence ATGATGGTGCTTTACTCGGGTACGACCTGCCCCTTTTCCCACCGCTGCCGCTTCGTGCTGTTCGAAAAAGGGATGGATTTCGAGATCCGCGACGTGGATCTGTACAACAAGCCTGAAGACATCAGCGTGATGAATCCCTACGGCCAGGTGCCCATCCTGGTCGAGCGCGATCTGATCCTGTACGAGTCGAACATCATCAACGAGTACATCGACGAGCGCTTCCCGCATCCGCAGCTCATGCCGGGCGACCCGGTGGACCGCGCGCGCGTGCGCCTGTTCCTGCTCAACTTCGAGAAGGAGTTGTTCGTGCATGTGAACACGCTGGAGTCGCGTGCCACCAAGGGCAACGAGAAGGCGCTGGAGAAGGCACGCGCCCACATCCGCGACCGGCTCACGCAGCTGGCGCCCGTGTTCCTCAAGAACAAGTACATGCTGGGCGAGAATTTCTCGATGCTCGACGTGGCCATCGCACCGCTGCTGTGGCGCCTGGATTACTACGGCATCGATCTGTCCAAGAACGCCGCGCCGCTGCTGAAGTATGCTGAGCGCATCTTCTCGCGCCCGGCCTACATCGAGGCGCTCACGCCCTCCGAAAAGGTCATGCGCAAGTAA
- a CDS encoding ClpXP protease specificity-enhancing factor, producing MNAQDSTSTRPYLIRALYEWCTDNGFTPYVAVRVDDSVQVPREYVKDGEIVLNISYDATSALQLGNDFIEFKARFGGQPREIIVPVGRVIAIYARENGQGMAFPPPVDLLDAPAPSAAPVATAPAAEAGEDRVMQLVVADVPEGEGDAPRPTPPSAPAGGGRPALKRVK from the coding sequence ATGAACGCACAGGATTCCACCTCCACGCGCCCCTATCTGATCCGCGCCCTCTACGAGTGGTGCACGGACAACGGGTTCACGCCCTACGTGGCCGTGCGGGTGGACGACTCGGTGCAGGTGCCGCGCGAGTACGTGAAGGACGGCGAGATCGTGCTCAACATCAGCTACGACGCCACGAGCGCGCTGCAGCTGGGCAACGATTTCATCGAGTTCAAGGCGCGCTTCGGCGGCCAGCCGCGCGAGATCATCGTGCCCGTGGGGCGCGTGATCGCCATCTATGCGCGCGAGAACGGGCAGGGCATGGCGTTTCCGCCGCCCGTGGACCTGCTCGATGCGCCGGCGCCGTCGGCTGCCCCGGTGGCCACTGCGCCGGCTGCGGAGGCGGGCGAGGACCGGGTGATGCAGCTCGTCGTGGCGGACGTACCCGAGGGGGAGGGCGATGCGCCGCGCCCCACGCCGCCGTCGGCGCCTGCGGGCGGCGGGCGGCCCGCGCTCAAGCGCGTCAAGTAG
- a CDS encoding cytochrome c1 — protein MKKIILTLIAALGIATGAQAAEGGIAWDKAPIKTTDTASLQNGAKLFVNYCLSCHSAASMRFNRLKDIGLTDQQIKDNLLFTTDKVGETMKAAIDPKQAKEWFGANPPDLSVIARSRAGHGGTGADYLYTFLRTFYRDDTKATGWNNLVFPSVGMPHALWQLQGDRRPVFEEHESHGHKTQVFKGWEQVAPGAMTPLQYDQAVGDLVNYLQWMGEPAQNTRTRVGVWVLIFLGVFTVIAWRLNAAYWKDVK, from the coding sequence ATGAAGAAAATCATCCTCACGTTGATCGCCGCCCTGGGTATCGCCACGGGCGCGCAAGCCGCCGAGGGCGGCATCGCCTGGGACAAGGCGCCGATCAAGACCACTGACACGGCCTCGCTGCAGAACGGCGCCAAGCTGTTCGTGAACTACTGCCTGAGCTGCCACTCGGCTGCCTCCATGCGCTTCAACCGCCTGAAGGACATCGGCCTCACGGACCAGCAGATCAAGGACAACCTGCTGTTCACCACCGACAAGGTGGGCGAGACCATGAAGGCCGCCATCGATCCCAAGCAGGCCAAGGAATGGTTTGGCGCGAACCCGCCCGACCTCTCGGTGATCGCCCGCTCGCGTGCAGGCCATGGCGGCACGGGGGCCGACTACCTGTACACCTTCCTGCGCACCTTCTACCGCGACGACACCAAGGCCACGGGCTGGAACAACCTCGTGTTCCCGAGCGTGGGCATGCCGCACGCGCTGTGGCAGCTGCAGGGCGACCGCCGTCCGGTCTTCGAGGAGCACGAGAGCCATGGCCACAAGACCCAGGTCTTCAAGGGCTGGGAGCAGGTGGCGCCCGGCGCAATGACCCCGCTGCAGTACGACCAGGCCGTGGGCGATCTGGTCAACTACCTGCAGTGGATGGGCGAGCCGGCGCAGAACACGCGCACGCGCGTGGGCGTCTGGGTGCTGATATTCCTGGGTGTCTTCACGGTGATTGCGTGGAGACTGAACGCCGCCTATTGGAAAGACGTCAAATAA